The Populus alba chromosome 4, ASM523922v2, whole genome shotgun sequence genome contains a region encoding:
- the LOC118028943 gene encoding auxin-responsive protein SAUR21-like: MAILLKGIMTAKQILRRSNLLANQATEVPKGFFAVYVGESQKKRFNVPISFLNQPSFQELLRIAEEEFGYNHPMGGLTLPCREDTFIDIISGLNLS, translated from the coding sequence ATGGCCATCCTTCTTAAGGGTATCATGACTGCTAAGCAAATTCTCCGTCGGTCAAATTTGCTTGCTAATCAAGCAACCGAAGTTCCTAAAGGCTTCTTTGCGGTCTATGTTGGAGAGAGCCAAAAGAAAAGATTCAATGTTCCAATCTCATTCTTGAATCAACCTTCATTCCAAGAATTGCTAAGAATAGCCGAAGAAGAATTCGGATATAATCATCCGATGGGCGGTCTTACACTTCCTTGCCGAGAAGATACCTTTATTGACATCATTTCAGGCTTGAATTTATCATAA